One part of the Deinococcus misasensis DSM 22328 genome encodes these proteins:
- a CDS encoding cation:proton antiporter, with protein MQKFTLNFRHPFSLALAALLSNTALAAGSADVGVILIQLFYLVLAAQVGSWLFAKLGLPRVVGQVVAGVVVGPSLLGVVNESLTLQALAEIGAIFLMFMVGLETRFKDLLNVGKEALLVAVLGIALPMIGGYFFGVQGGYTSIESLFIATTLVATSVGITAKVLQELGVLDRRFAQIILGAAVIDDILGLTILAVVSGLSQGAELSVMGVLTTLGISIGFVVVVLAVGIPLLRKFQPRLKNLPLANSFGMAVVAGLGIAALSSLAGLAPIIGAFLAGMVLAEVKDEEDFESKVHALEDFLAPVFFAMVGVKLEIGLLANSTVLINGGILSIIAVATKLLGGYLGALSQGKKDAWLVGMGMVPRGEVGLIVAGIGLSYGVINKVAFAEVILMVLVTTLVAPIVLRLMVRPEKPAAT; from the coding sequence ATGCAAAAGTTCACCCTCAATTTCAGGCATCCGTTTTCTCTGGCTCTGGCAGCCCTGCTGAGCAACACTGCACTGGCCGCAGGTTCTGCCGATGTGGGCGTGATCCTGATCCAGTTGTTTTATCTGGTGCTGGCTGCACAGGTCGGAAGCTGGCTTTTTGCCAAACTGGGCCTGCCCAGAGTGGTCGGTCAGGTGGTCGCGGGCGTGGTGGTCGGTCCCAGTTTGCTCGGGGTGGTCAATGAGAGCCTGACCCTGCAGGCCCTTGCGGAAATCGGAGCCATTTTCCTGATGTTCATGGTGGGCCTGGAAACCCGCTTCAAGGACCTGCTGAATGTGGGGAAAGAGGCCCTTCTGGTGGCCGTGCTGGGCATCGCCCTGCCCATGATTGGGGGTTACTTTTTTGGGGTGCAAGGGGGCTACACCAGCATTGAAAGCCTGTTCATTGCCACCACACTGGTCGCCACCAGCGTGGGCATCACTGCCAAGGTGCTGCAAGAACTCGGGGTGCTGGACCGACGTTTTGCCCAGATCATTCTGGGTGCAGCGGTGATCGATGACATTCTGGGCCTCACCATTCTGGCGGTGGTCTCTGGCCTCAGTCAGGGTGCAGAACTGTCTGTGATGGGTGTTCTGACCACCCTCGGGATCAGCATCGGGTTTGTGGTGGTGGTGCTTGCAGTCGGGATTCCCCTCTTGAGAAAGTTCCAACCTCGCCTGAAGAACCTGCCCCTTGCAAACAGCTTTGGCATGGCCGTGGTGGCCGGACTGGGCATTGCTGCACTGTCTTCTCTGGCTGGACTGGCCCCCATCATCGGGGCATTTCTGGCCGGAATGGTGCTGGCAGAAGTCAAAGACGAAGAGGACTTCGAGAGCAAAGTGCATGCCCTTGAAGACTTCCTTGCCCCGGTGTTTTTTGCCATGGTCGGGGTCAAACTGGAAATTGGCTTGCTGGCCAACAGCACCGTCCTGATCAATGGGGGCATCCTGTCCATCATTGCCGTGGCCACCAAACTGCTGGGTGGATACCTCGGGGCACTCTCGCAAGGCAAAAAAGATGCATGGCTGGTCGGCATGGGCATGGTTCCACGCGGTGAAGTCGGCTTGATCGTGGCTGGAATCGGTCTGTCTTACGGGGTCATCAACAAGGTGGCCTTTGCAGAGGTGATCCTGATGGTGCTGGTGACCACTCTGGTGGCCCCCATCGTGCTGCGACTGATGGTCCGTCCAGAGAAACCCGCTGCCACCTGA
- a CDS encoding ExeM/NucH family extracellular endonuclease, which yields MKQHLLLLTALLVGCNTLSRTPTPPSVQPTNLYEVEFTRVSDKNPEARVLSVPALKGEVQKQVLNEINSGLSFSKLSTQTFTVESQNKRYVQATFKVTNNTGRTLNGLTFIPVNTDDTDGNAGNNATAPTVGSTPFKAVTYFDKTDASSKASSLTPGNAQIYRPSTDTTENDTDASPFRTGIDTSALDIQPPAGLSIGDVKTYGWEVTGNLADGATGIVTFSVSFDMAADSRQDPYGFNLLVAFADDPDETGITRIASIQGNGTASPLVGQTVTIDGVVTADFQSSTELKGFFVQEETSQQDADPATSEGIFVSCDTTCFDVAVGNRVRVTGTVVENFNQTQLGTVTSVVKMSNNAALPAPVTVTLPIDDVANWERLEGMRLSVSGVVTDNYLLGRGGSVRIADAKIWNFTQTNTPDATAYSNFLSEFARRTLTIDDGKLAQNVDPVFGRDGLALSASNTLRGGDTAVVTGVLGYGFDGWSGSADRYRVHATQSSFTGAARPAAPAEVGGTLKVAAMNVLNFFNGNGSGAGFPTSRGANTFAEFEKQRDKIVEALIGLDADVIGLLEIENDYDQAIPAIQTLIDAINSHPNVQGTYAFVNPVSKVGTDEISVGMIYRSNKVTPVGNFAVLDSSFDPLYIDTRNRPTWARTFRDNSTGGVFTAVMAHLKSKGSSCGAGDDDTTTGQGNCNKTRTDAATVLMDWLATNPTGVADSDYILMGDLNSYRMEDPIQAILKGADNTLSTSDDFVNLFSASSYSYQFDGQWGSLDHGIASGSLASQVTGEAKWNINSDEPTVLDYNTEFKSASQISNFYAKTPYRSSDHDPLKVGLNLTADTAPASSIDVRVSGNLELNDGQNGTVRVGSLGSNYTGDVTLSASITGGTGITVTFPEGNTVNASGSKAVKVDVPASTTAGTYTVTVTATGSGGETDTVTFTVKVTAAVVVGPQPWINEIHYDNASTDVGEAIEVVVPDAYTSTDLKVVLYNGGDGKAYGTPTAPTFVKSVGAYKIYTVTYPSNGIQNGAPDGVALCDGSTVVQFLSYEGAFKAVDGCAINVNSTNIGVSEAGTEAAGQSLQLSGAGSKYSDFTWNAPATATFGDVNTGQTLQ from the coding sequence ATGAAACAACACCTTCTTTTGCTGACAGCCCTGCTGGTGGGATGCAACACCCTCAGTCGCACCCCCACCCCTCCCTCTGTGCAACCCACCAACCTCTATGAGGTGGAATTCACCCGGGTGAGCGACAAAAACCCCGAAGCCAGAGTGCTCTCTGTGCCTGCACTCAAAGGGGAAGTCCAGAAGCAAGTGCTGAATGAAATCAACTCTGGCCTGAGTTTCAGCAAACTGTCCACCCAGACGTTCACGGTGGAAAGCCAGAACAAACGCTATGTGCAGGCCACCTTCAAGGTCACCAACAACACCGGGCGCACCCTGAACGGACTGACTTTCATCCCTGTCAACACAGATGACACAGACGGCAATGCTGGCAACAACGCCACTGCTCCCACCGTTGGCAGCACCCCATTCAAAGCCGTCACCTACTTTGACAAGACGGATGCCTCCAGCAAAGCCTCCAGTTTGACCCCCGGCAATGCCCAGATTTACCGTCCTTCCACCGACACCACGGAAAACGACACCGATGCCAGCCCTTTCCGCACGGGCATCGACACCAGTGCTCTGGACATTCAGCCTCCTGCAGGCCTCTCCATTGGCGATGTCAAAACCTACGGATGGGAGGTGACTGGAAACCTCGCTGACGGGGCCACGGGCATCGTGACTTTCTCGGTCAGCTTTGACATGGCTGCAGATTCCCGTCAGGACCCTTACGGTTTCAACCTGCTGGTGGCTTTCGCCGATGATCCCGATGAAACCGGCATCACCCGCATTGCCTCCATTCAGGGCAACGGCACCGCCAGCCCTCTGGTCGGGCAAACCGTCACCATCGATGGGGTGGTCACCGCCGACTTCCAGAGCAGCACCGAACTCAAGGGCTTCTTTGTGCAGGAGGAAACCAGCCAGCAAGACGCTGATCCTGCCACCTCAGAAGGCATTTTTGTTTCTTGTGACACCACCTGCTTTGATGTGGCGGTGGGGAACCGGGTCCGGGTGACCGGGACCGTGGTGGAAAATTTCAACCAGACCCAGCTGGGCACCGTCACCTCCGTGGTGAAAATGAGCAACAATGCTGCCCTGCCTGCCCCCGTCACGGTCACCCTGCCCATTGACGATGTGGCCAATTGGGAACGCCTTGAAGGCATGCGCCTGAGTGTCAGTGGCGTGGTCACCGACAACTACCTGCTCGGGCGTGGAGGCAGCGTTCGCATTGCCGACGCCAAAATCTGGAACTTCACCCAGACCAACACCCCGGACGCCACCGCCTACAGCAACTTCCTGAGCGAATTTGCCCGCCGCACCCTCACCATCGATGACGGAAAACTGGCCCAGAACGTGGATCCCGTGTTTGGACGCGACGGACTGGCGCTCTCTGCCAGCAACACCCTGCGTGGCGGAGACACCGCCGTGGTGACCGGCGTGCTCGGGTATGGCTTTGACGGTTGGAGCGGCTCTGCCGACCGTTACCGTGTGCACGCCACCCAGTCCAGCTTCACCGGCGCAGCCCGTCCTGCCGCACCTGCCGAAGTGGGAGGCACCCTCAAAGTGGCCGCCATGAACGTGCTGAATTTCTTCAACGGCAACGGCTCTGGTGCAGGATTCCCCACCTCCAGAGGGGCCAACACCTTCGCTGAATTTGAGAAGCAACGCGACAAGATCGTGGAAGCCCTGATTGGTCTGGACGCCGATGTGATTGGCCTTCTGGAAATCGAAAACGACTACGATCAGGCCATTCCGGCCATCCAGACCCTGATTGACGCCATCAACAGCCACCCGAATGTGCAGGGCACCTACGCTTTCGTGAACCCGGTCAGCAAAGTGGGCACGGATGAAATCTCAGTGGGCATGATCTACCGCAGCAACAAAGTGACCCCCGTTGGAAACTTCGCTGTGCTGGACAGCAGCTTTGATCCCCTTTACATCGACACCCGCAACCGCCCCACCTGGGCACGCACCTTCCGTGACAACAGCACCGGAGGGGTGTTCACTGCGGTGATGGCCCACCTGAAATCCAAAGGCTCTTCCTGTGGTGCCGGAGACGACGACACCACCACCGGACAGGGCAACTGCAACAAAACCCGCACCGATGCCGCCACCGTGCTGATGGACTGGCTGGCCACCAACCCCACCGGCGTTGCCGACAGCGATTACATCCTGATGGGCGACCTGAACAGCTACCGCATGGAAGACCCCATTCAGGCCATCCTGAAAGGGGCAGACAACACCCTCAGCACCAGCGACGACTTCGTGAACCTGTTCAGTGCATCCTCTTACAGCTACCAGTTCGATGGACAGTGGGGCAGTCTGGACCACGGCATTGCCTCTGGCAGCCTCGCCAGTCAGGTCACAGGCGAAGCCAAATGGAACATCAACAGCGATGAACCCACCGTGCTGGATTACAACACCGAATTCAAATCGGCCAGCCAGATCAGCAACTTCTACGCCAAAACCCCCTACCGTTCCAGCGACCACGATCCCCTCAAAGTGGGTCTGAACCTGACCGCAGACACCGCTCCAGCCTCCAGCATTGACGTGCGGGTCTCGGGCAACCTGGAACTGAACGACGGTCAAAACGGCACCGTGCGGGTGGGCAGCCTCGGCTCCAATTACACGGGCGATGTGACCCTTTCCGCCAGCATCACAGGCGGCACCGGAATCACCGTGACCTTCCCAGAGGGCAATACCGTGAATGCCTCGGGCAGCAAAGCCGTGAAAGTGGATGTCCCTGCAAGCACCACTGCAGGCACCTACACCGTCACCGTGACCGCAACGGGCTCTGGCGGTGAAACCGACACCGTCACCTTCACTGTGAAAGTCACGGCTGCTGTGGTGGTCGGTCCCCAGCCCTGGATCAACGAAATCCACTACGACAATGCCAGCACCGATGTGGGCGAGGCCATCGAAGTGGTGGTGCCAGATGCCTACACCTCCACCGATCTGAAAGTGGTCCTGTACAACGGTGGAGACGGCAAAGCTTACGGTACCCCCACTGCCCCCACATTTGTGAAATCGGTGGGTGCCTACAAAATTTACACGGTGACTTACCCCTCCAACGGCATCCAGAACGGTGCCCCAGATGGTGTGGCCCTGTGTGATGGCAGCACGGTGGTGCAATTCCTGTCCTACGAAGGTGCCTTCAAAGCGGTGGATGGCTGTGCCATCAACGTCAACAGCACCAACATCGGAGTGAGCGAAGCCGGAACCGAAGCTGCAGGCCAATCCTTGCAACTCTCTGGAGCAGGAAGCAAATACAGTGATTTCACCTGGAACGCTCCTGCCACCGCCACTTTTGGCGATGTGAACACCGGACAGACCCTGCAGTAA